A region of Pieris rapae chromosome 20, ilPieRapa1.1, whole genome shotgun sequence DNA encodes the following proteins:
- the LOC111000795 gene encoding cilia- and flagella-associated protein 20 has product MFKNTFQSGFLSILYSIGSKPLQIWDKKVRNGHIKRITDNDIQSLVLEIVGTNVSTTYITCPADPKKTLGIKLPFLVMIIKNLKKYFTFEVQVLDDKNVRRRFRASNYQSTTRVKPFICTMPMRLDEGWNQIQFNLADFTRRAYGTNYVETLRVQIHANCRIRRVYFSDRLYSEDELPAEFKLFLPIQNKAKTAVAN; this is encoded by the exons ATGTTCAAGAATACGTTTCAGtctggttttctttcaattctTTACAGTATAGGCAGTAAGCCTTTGCAAATTTGGGATAAAAAAGTTCGAAATGGGCACATAAAGAGGATTACTGACAATGATATACAAAGCTTAGTGTTGGAAATCGTTGGTACCAATGTCTCAACGACGTATATTACTTGCCCAGCTGATCCAAAGAAAACCCTTGGCATCAAGCTTCCTTTTTTGGTTAtgataatcaaaaatttaaagaagtaTTTCACCTTCGAAGTGCAG GTACTTGATGACAAAAATGTAAGGAGGAGATTCCGTGCTAGTAACTACCAGTCTACAACTAGGGTTAAGCCATTCATTTGCACAATGCCAATGAGATTAGATGAAGGCTGGAATCAAATACAATTCAATCTAGCAGATTTTACCAGACGAGCGTATGGAACAAATTATGTGGAAACCTTGAGGGTACAAATACATGCCAATTGTAGGATTCGGAGAGTTTACTTTTCTGATAGACTTTATTCTGAGGATGAACTCCCAGCAGAGTTTAAACTGTTTCTACCGATCCAAAATAAAGCTAAAACAGCTGttgcaaattaa
- the LOC111000796 gene encoding 17-beta-hydroxysteroid dehydrogenase 13 isoform X2 → MLPFQMLLRVYSLCVLIVDIFFVYINTIISIIESVYEFFVPPPMKSLKNETALIIGAGRGIGQSLAIQLSDLGATVICVDINESNNQRTVEYIKEMGNNDVHGYCCDITKKRNILALTKSIEKDIGFVTMLFHCCGVPSPRSLISQPPQDIQLTMDLTLNSYIWLIDQLMPQMKVKNHGHIIALTSVAGLSYNKDLMPLSVAQFAVQGLAKSLMEDLRVNRLDGVHITLSHIYPFIVKENSDMEAKIPSYFGTITPERAAIAVLDSVRRNYAEASVPKHMLFLGNVLRVLPRKANMMIRDLLDTGVDFA, encoded by the exons ATGCTGCCATTCCAAATGTTGCTGCGTGTGTACTCACTATGTGTCCTAATTgtagacatattttttgtctACATAAATACTATCATCTCTATTATTGAATCAGTGTATGAATTCTTTGTACCACCACCTATGAAGTCTTTGAAAAATGAAACAGCGTTG ATTATTGGTGCAGGTAGAGGTATTGGCCAGTCCCTTGCCATACAATTATCTGACTTAGGAGCTACAGTTATTTGTGTAGATATCAATGAATCAAATAATCAAAGGACTgtagaatatataaaagagaTGGGAAACAATGATGTCCATGGCTATTGTTGTGATATTACCAAGAAGAGGAATATTTTGGCTCTAACCAAGTCTATCGAGAAGGACATTGGATTTGTTACAATGCTATTCCACTGTTGTGGAGTACCCAGTCCTAGGTCTTTGATATCTCAACCACCACAAGATATACAACTTACTATGGATTTGACTTTGAACTCGTATATTTGG CTGATAGATCAGTTAATGCCACAAATGAAAGTGAAAAATCATGGCCACATAATTGCTCTAACATCGGTAGCTGGGTTGAGTTACAACAAGGACTTAATGCCATTGAGTGTGGCACAGTTTGCAGTGCAGGGTCTTGCTAAGTCCTTGATGGAAGATCTCAGGGTTAATAGGCTTGATGGAGTTCATATAACACTGTCTCATATTTACCCATTCATAGTGAAAGAGAACTCGGATATGGAAGCTAA AATTCCAAGTTACTTTGGCACTATAACGCCAGAGCGGGCGGCCATAGCTGTACTGGACAGTGTTCGTCGGAACTACGCCGAGGCCTCAGTACCCAAACACATGCTATTTTTGGGAAATGTTCTACGCGTATTGCCTCGTAAGGCCAATATGATGATACGAGATTTGTTGGATACAGGAGTTGATTTCGCCTGA
- the LOC111000796 gene encoding 17-beta-hydroxysteroid dehydrogenase 13 isoform X1 — MSPETKSLIRTILNPMLPFQMLLRVYSLCVLIVDIFFVYINTIISIIESVYEFFVPPPMKSLKNETALIIGAGRGIGQSLAIQLSDLGATVICVDINESNNQRTVEYIKEMGNNDVHGYCCDITKKRNILALTKSIEKDIGFVTMLFHCCGVPSPRSLISQPPQDIQLTMDLTLNSYIWLIDQLMPQMKVKNHGHIIALTSVAGLSYNKDLMPLSVAQFAVQGLAKSLMEDLRVNRLDGVHITLSHIYPFIVKENSDMEAKIPSYFGTITPERAAIAVLDSVRRNYAEASVPKHMLFLGNVLRVLPRKANMMIRDLLDTGVDFA; from the exons atg TCGCCAGAAACTAAAAGCTTAATAAGAACTATTTTAAACCCAATGCTGCCATTCCAAATGTTGCTGCGTGTGTACTCACTATGTGTCCTAATTgtagacatattttttgtctACATAAATACTATCATCTCTATTATTGAATCAGTGTATGAATTCTTTGTACCACCACCTATGAAGTCTTTGAAAAATGAAACAGCGTTG ATTATTGGTGCAGGTAGAGGTATTGGCCAGTCCCTTGCCATACAATTATCTGACTTAGGAGCTACAGTTATTTGTGTAGATATCAATGAATCAAATAATCAAAGGACTgtagaatatataaaagagaTGGGAAACAATGATGTCCATGGCTATTGTTGTGATATTACCAAGAAGAGGAATATTTTGGCTCTAACCAAGTCTATCGAGAAGGACATTGGATTTGTTACAATGCTATTCCACTGTTGTGGAGTACCCAGTCCTAGGTCTTTGATATCTCAACCACCACAAGATATACAACTTACTATGGATTTGACTTTGAACTCGTATATTTGG CTGATAGATCAGTTAATGCCACAAATGAAAGTGAAAAATCATGGCCACATAATTGCTCTAACATCGGTAGCTGGGTTGAGTTACAACAAGGACTTAATGCCATTGAGTGTGGCACAGTTTGCAGTGCAGGGTCTTGCTAAGTCCTTGATGGAAGATCTCAGGGTTAATAGGCTTGATGGAGTTCATATAACACTGTCTCATATTTACCCATTCATAGTGAAAGAGAACTCGGATATGGAAGCTAA AATTCCAAGTTACTTTGGCACTATAACGCCAGAGCGGGCGGCCATAGCTGTACTGGACAGTGTTCGTCGGAACTACGCCGAGGCCTCAGTACCCAAACACATGCTATTTTTGGGAAATGTTCTACGCGTATTGCCTCGTAAGGCCAATATGATGATACGAGATTTGTTGGATACAGGAGTTGATTTCGCCTGA
- the LOC111000797 gene encoding BLOC-1-related complex subunit 8 homolog, with product MAFVYQGDADLEAKSKKAAERISENMHIVANEPSLALYRLQEHVRKALPPMVERRVDVTKLQHDLQGRCYDVEYALSAVKSMDAAATSFQNIQEMLKQAIFLKQQLKYEEARRNKKDTNSVYKRLSAHIVLDLPDLSDFSMVRETTTRIENIMAHARGSNNELHRSHTTLH from the exons ATGGCTTTTGTATATCAAGGAGATGCTGATTTAGAAGCTAAATCCAAAAAAg CTGCTGAACGGATTTCTGAGAATATGCACATTGTCGCTAATGAACCTTCGTTAGCTTTGTATCGATTACAGGAACATGTTAGAAAAGCTTTGCCACCGATGGTGGAACGACGGGTAGACGTAACAAAGCTACAGCATGACCTACAAGGGCGGTGCTATGATGTCGAGTATGCTCTGAG TGCCGTGAAATCAATGGATGCAGCTGCTACAAGCTTTCAAAACATCCAAGAAATGTTAAAacaagcaatatttttaaaacaacagCTAAAATATGAGGAGGctagaagaaataaaaaagatacaaaTTCTGTGTACAAACGTCTCTCTGCTCACATTGTTCTAGATTTGCCAGATCTTTCTGATTTCTCTATGGTCCGTGAAACCACTACtagaattgaaaatattatggcTCATGCTAGAGGATCTAATAATGAGTTGCATAGATCCCATACAACTTTgcattaa